Proteins from one Telopea speciosissima isolate NSW1024214 ecotype Mountain lineage chromosome 1, Tspe_v1, whole genome shotgun sequence genomic window:
- the LOC122643589 gene encoding 5-amino-6-(5-phospho-D-ribitylamino)uracil phosphatase, chloroplastic-like: protein MVDSIATTSLLGHRPVSQGSPFKDGSHRRRMFDLCQLPCVDFLGRRITYPSSTTSGGDRMVSPIKALAMELTKEAYSHSPREERMSGDLNYWTDTSTQQKPGLWPPPNKADNSSIHNPLLRQERMGCGWLGAIFEWEGVLIEDNPDLDKQAWLVLSEEEGKSPPPAFILKRIEGMKNEQAISEVLCWTRDPGQLRRMALRKEEIYQGLQGGIYRFRTGSQEFVNALMNYKIPMALVSTRPRKTLEIAIGAIGIEGFFSVIVAAEDVHRGKPDPEMFVYAAQLLNFIPERCIIFGNSNSTLEAAHDAHMKCVAVASKHPVYELGAADLVVRCLDELSIVDLKNLADIELTEFGYGEPEVEMEVEKDDDPYPPTSVATDDFW from the coding sequence ATGGTGGATTCAATTGCGACGACCTCCCTTCTTGGCCACCGGCCTGTGTCTCAAGGCTCTCCTTTCAAGGATGGTTCCCACAGGCGAAGAATGTTTGACTTATGTCAGCTCCCTTGTGTAGATTTTTTGGGTCGACGAATTACTTACCCTTCTTCAACAACCTCAGGAGGTGATAGAATGGTGTCTCCGATTAAGGCCCTTGCAATGGAACTAACAAAAGAGGCTTATTCGCATTCCCCAAGGGAAGAGAGGATGTCCGGAGATTTGAATTACTGGACTGATACCAGCACACAACAGAAACCAGGCTTGTGGCCACCCCCAAATAAGGCAGATAATTCGTCAATACACAACCCGTTGCTACGACAGGAAAGAATGGGTTGTGGGTGGTTGGGTGCAATCTTTGAATGGGAAGGGGTGCTTATTGAAGATAATCCTGATCTTGATAAGCAGGCATGGTTGGTTCTGTccgaagaagaaggaaaatcccCACCCCCAGCTTTCATACTTAAAAGAATAGAAGGAATGAAAAACGAGCAAGCAATCTCTGAAGTTCTCTGCTGGACGAGAGACCCAGGGCAGCTGAGAAGAATGGCTTTAAGAAAGGAAGAGATATATCAAGGTTTGCAAGGTGGGATTTATAGATTCCGGACAGGGTCACAAGAATTTGTTAATGCTTTGATGAATTACAAGATTCCAATGGCCTTGGTTTCAACCCGTCCAAGGAAAACTCTTGAGATTGCAATTGGAGCAATTGGAATTGAAGGTTTTTTCAGTGTGATTGTTGCAGCAGAGGATGTTCACAGGGGGAAGCCCGACCCTGAGATGTTTGTTTATGCTGCTCAGCTTCTCAACTTCATACCAGAGCGGTGCATCATATTTGGCAACTCCAATTCGACTTTGGAGGCTGCCCATGATGCTCACATGAAGTGTGTGGCAGTTGCAAGCAAGCACCCAGTGTATGAACTTGGAGCTGCAGACTTGGTGGTGAGGTGTCTCGATGAGCTCTCTATAGTTGACCTGAAGAACCTGGCTGATATTGAATTGACAGAATTTGGGTATGGAGAACCAGAGGTGGAGATGGAGGTGGAAAAAGATGATGACCCATATCCACCTACATCTGTGGCAACTGATGATTTCTGGtaa